In the Topomyia yanbarensis strain Yona2022 chromosome 3, ASM3024719v1, whole genome shotgun sequence genome, one interval contains:
- the LOC131690127 gene encoding caspase-1-like, with translation MEKENDSAGEDELDVLGFGSKSNSSSKLSSERPVSRPTLEEYYDTTNKRRGVALVFCHMNFNSMAKRNGTDKDRDDICSILYDLDFDVRVFDDLNRQRVLETLKEVSQEDHSDSDCLVVVVMSHGEQGVVYARDNKYNVDSLWKNFVGNACPSLIGKPKMFFIQACRGEQFDQGVQFRPLKAAPKDMVDSKKDQVVFSIPAMADLLVMYSTFEGYYSWRNPRQGSWFIQSLCKELKENGKVRDLLTLLTGVSRRTAYEWQSFVPHDERMDAMKQIPCIVSMLTKTFYFTKKTRSKVVTAID, from the exons ATGGAAAAGGAAAATGATTCTGCCGGAGAAGATGAGCTGGACGTTCTTGGATTTGGAAGCAA ATCTAACAGTTCTTCGAAGCTCTCCTCTGAGCGTCCGGTATCGAGACCAACGCTAGAAGAATACTATGACACGACAAACAAACGTCGTGGAGTCGCTTTGGTGTTTTGTCATATGAATTTCAATTCGATGGCAAAGCGCAATGGAACCGATAAGGATCGTGACGACATTTGCAGCATTTTATACGACCTAGATTTTGATGTGCGAGTTTTTGATGACCTCAATCGACAGAGGGTGCTCGAAACACTGAAAGAGGTTTCCCAGGAGGATCATTCTGACAGCGATTGCTTGGTGGTCGTAGTAATGTCCCACGGCGAACAGGGGGTCGTCTACGCCAGAGACAACAAATATAATGTCGATTCGCTGTGGAAGAACTTTGTCGGGAACGCGTGTCCATCGTTGATTGGAAAACCGAAGATGTTCTTTATTCAAGCCTGCCGAGGGGAACAATTTGACCAAGGAGTTCAGTTCAGACCGTTGAAAGCAGCCCCAAAAGATATGGTTGACTCAAAGAAAGACCAGGTTGTGTTTTCAATTCCTGCGATGGCCGATTTACTGGTGATGTACTCCACTTTCGAAGGGTACTATTCGTGGAGAAACCCTCGGCAAGGATCATGGTTCATACAATCGCTTTGCAAGGAACTGAAGGAAAACGGAAAGGTACGGGATCTGTTGACACTGCTGACGGGCGTTTCGAGAAGGACTGCCTACGAGTGGCAATCGTTCGTGCCACACGATGAACGTATGGATGCTATGAAACAGATTCCGTGTATAGTTTCGATGCTGACCAAGACGTTTTATTTTACTAAGAAAACTAGAAGTAAGGTTGTGACAGCTATCGATTAA